From one Aulosira sp. FACHB-615 genomic stretch:
- a CDS encoding dCTP deaminase domain-containing protein, producing MIKNDKWITEMAQQGMISPFEPSLIRKVQKETSVDAQPVISYGLSSYGYDIRLSPAEFRIFRHIPGTVVDPKNFNPHNLESTPLHTDVNGSYFILPAHSYGLGVALERLEVPDNITVVCIGKSTYARCFRGDTRVALVDGTSPTLEEMAERSENGEKFWGYSIGQHGRIIVTLLENPRYIGRDSLLEVTLDNNESIFCTPDHLFMTRDGRMVEAHTLKPQDSLMPLYRQVARGYEMVYQPLNGHLYPTHRLSDEWNLYYGIYENTPNTHRHHVDFNRLNNNPWNIVRMDASAHIRLHNQENYGDEFDPDEHGESIREAFTRLKQNADWNAMFSQQQKEKAFNFWHDAKYEEIRQRVIEGRRNCSDDTRQAHRDAMIEYYKNPTARALTGELSKQAWAKDDGTRRYQQSQLMKQLADASKTRHEITADVVRSALDQTGSIRGAARLLNCDRSVFRRFPEVIQSFRGLSQTHSVKNHKVTSVKEVPGIHDVYCLTVPEAGNFALEAGVFVHNCGIIANLTPAEAAWRGHLTLEFSNSSSADCRIYANEGVVQLLFLEGEPCAISYEARQGKYQDQLEIVTIARV from the coding sequence GTGATTAAGAACGATAAATGGATTACCGAAATGGCTCAACAAGGGATGATTTCACCCTTTGAGCCAAGCTTAATCCGAAAAGTGCAGAAAGAAACATCTGTAGATGCTCAACCCGTTATCAGCTACGGTCTTTCTTCTTATGGCTACGATATTCGCCTCTCTCCGGCTGAGTTTCGGATTTTTCGCCACATACCGGGAACTGTGGTTGACCCCAAAAACTTTAATCCGCACAATCTAGAGTCAACACCACTGCATACAGATGTCAATGGCAGTTATTTTATTTTGCCTGCTCACAGCTATGGGCTGGGCGTTGCTTTAGAACGACTAGAGGTTCCAGATAATATTACAGTAGTTTGTATAGGTAAAAGCACGTATGCAAGGTGCTTTAGAGGTGATACTCGTGTAGCTCTAGTGGATGGCACATCCCCAACGCTAGAAGAAATGGCTGAACGCTCTGAAAATGGAGAAAAATTTTGGGGCTATAGTATTGGTCAACACGGAAGAATAATAGTCACTTTACTAGAAAATCCCAGATATATTGGGCGAGATTCTTTATTGGAAGTAACTTTAGACAATAACGAATCAATATTTTGTACACCAGATCATCTTTTTATGACTAGAGATGGTCGAATGGTTGAGGCTCATACTCTCAAACCACAAGATTCTTTAATGCCTCTTTACCGTCAGGTTGCTCGTGGTTATGAGATGGTGTATCAACCGCTTAACGGTCATCTTTATCCGACTCATCGATTGAGTGATGAGTGGAATTTATATTACGGAATTTACGAGAATACGCCTAACACTCACCGCCATCATGTTGATTTTAATCGTTTAAATAATAATCCTTGGAATATTGTGAGAATGGATGCCTCGGCACACATTCGATTACACAATCAGGAAAACTATGGCGATGAATTTGACCCTGATGAACATGGAGAATCTATCAGAGAAGCTTTTACCAGACTCAAACAAAATGCTGATTGGAATGCAATGTTTTCTCAACAGCAAAAAGAAAAAGCTTTCAATTTCTGGCATGATGCCAAATATGAAGAAATCCGCCAAAGAGTAATTGAAGGGAGAAGAAATTGTTCTGATGATACTCGGCAAGCACATCGTGATGCGATGATTGAGTATTACAAAAATCCCACAGCTAGAGCTTTAACAGGAGAACTGAGTAAACAAGCTTGGGCAAAAGATGACGGTACAAGACGTTATCAGCAATCCCAATTGATGAAACAACTAGCAGATGCTTCCAAGACTCGTCATGAAATTACTGCTGATGTTGTGCGTTCGGCGCTAGATCAAACAGGTTCTATTCGTGGTGCGGCTCGATTACTTAATTGCGATCGCTCTGTATTTAGGAGATTTCCAGAGGTTATACAATCGTTTAGAGGTTTATCACAAACTCATTCTGTCAAAAACCACAAAGTTACCTCTGTAAAAGAAGTACCTGGTATTCACGATGTTTATTGTTTAACAGTACCAGAAGCAGGTAATTTTGCCTTAGAAGCAGGAGTTTTCGTGCATAATTGCGGCATAATCGCCAACCTAACTCCTGCGGAAGCGGCGTGGCGCGGTCATTTAACCTTAGAATTTTCCAATTCTTCTAGTGCTGACTGTCGTATATATGCTAATGAAGGTGTAGTACAATTGCTCTTTTTAGAAGGAGAACCCTGTGCCATTAGTTACGAAGCAAGGCAGGGTAAATATCAGGATCAGTTAGAAATTGTCACCATAGCTCGCGTCTAG
- a CDS encoding P-loop NTPase family protein, whose translation MVAQLESFSTNSTISLPNPVEGLVQVFTSSHRNFFTTVMAQALRIAGQGTSVLVVQFLKGGIGQGQDKPIQLGQHLDWIRCDLPRCIDTPQLDEAENQALQKLWQHTQNVVYEGKYSLVVLDELSLAINFGLIPEADVLEFLAKRPPHIDIILTGPEMPKSLLDVADQITEIRRSDRP comes from the coding sequence ATGGTTGCCCAGTTAGAATCTTTCAGCACCAATTCGACCATTTCCTTACCAAATCCAGTAGAAGGGCTTGTGCAGGTTTTCACCAGTTCTCACCGTAACTTTTTCACTACTGTTATGGCGCAAGCCTTGAGAATTGCTGGTCAAGGCACATCTGTATTAGTAGTACAGTTTCTTAAAGGCGGTATCGGTCAAGGACAGGACAAACCAATTCAGTTAGGACAGCATCTCGACTGGATACGCTGTGACTTACCTCGCTGTATCGATACACCACAACTAGACGAAGCCGAAAACCAAGCTTTACAAAAATTATGGCAACATACTCAAAATGTCGTCTACGAAGGTAAATATTCCCTGGTAGTTTTAGATGAGTTAAGTTTAGCCATCAACTTTGGCTTGATTCCTGAAGCCGATGTTTTAGAGTTTCTGGCAAAACGTCCGCCCCACATCGATATCATTCTCACAGGCCCAGAAATGCCCAAATCCTTGTTAGATGTCGCCGACCAAATCACCGAGATTCGCCGGAGCGATCGCCCCTAA
- a CDS encoding nucleoside monophosphate kinase has protein sequence MKLVILGGSGSGKSTQAQRLGRHFDIPQISTGEILREAIANYSELGRHAQPYVARGELVPDEMMIELMRLRLTKPDVGCGWILEGYPRTAFQSEELDFLLDTLGQKLDWAIYLQVPQAVMVSRSLGRSLPDDQPEIVQRRVELFYDRTIPILEYYDRRRRLLTINGDQPPDMVEQNILNLLLSAEC, from the coding sequence GTGAAATTAGTGATTCTGGGAGGTTCAGGATCAGGTAAAAGCACTCAAGCGCAAAGGCTGGGCAGACACTTTGATATACCTCAGATTTCTACGGGTGAAATTTTACGGGAAGCGATCGCTAACTATAGCGAACTTGGTCGCCATGCACAACCCTACGTAGCCAGAGGCGAGTTAGTTCCCGATGAAATGATGATTGAATTAATGCGCCTGCGCCTGACCAAGCCTGATGTTGGTTGTGGTTGGATATTAGAAGGTTATCCCCGCACTGCCTTTCAATCGGAAGAACTAGATTTTTTATTGGATACTCTAGGACAGAAACTCGACTGGGCAATTTATTTACAAGTCCCACAAGCCGTCATGGTTAGCCGTTCCTTGGGGCGTTCCCTCCCAGATGACCAACCAGAAATCGTCCAACGTCGTGTAGAACTCTTTTACGATCGCACTATCCCCATTTTAGAATATTACGACCGTCGCCGCCGCCTGTTAACCATCAACGGTGATCAACCACCCGATATGGTCGAACAGAATATTTTGAATTTGCTGTTGAGTGCTGAGTGCTGA
- the rph gene encoding ribonuclease PH, with amino-acid sequence MAWQRPDGRQPYELRPVSFQSGFTRFAPGSVLARCGDTQVLCNVSVTEGVPRFLTGSGKGWLTAEYRMLPAATQQRQERELLKLSGRTQEIQRLIGRSLRATLDFEALGERTITVDADVLQADAGTRTTAITGGFVALAQAISQLLQRGVLERSPLSGQVAAVSVGLLDGEPYLDLNYPEDVAATVDFNVVMDNRLGIIEVQGTAEEGSFTRTQLNQLLDFAEKGIQQLLIAQREAIPDWEKLYQV; translated from the coding sequence ATGGCATGGCAGCGTCCCGATGGCAGACAACCTTACGAACTCCGTCCTGTAAGCTTTCAGTCTGGCTTTACTCGCTTTGCGCCTGGTTCAGTGTTAGCTAGATGCGGCGATACTCAGGTACTTTGTAATGTCAGCGTGACTGAGGGAGTACCGAGATTTTTAACGGGAAGTGGCAAAGGTTGGTTAACGGCTGAGTACCGAATGTTACCCGCCGCCACCCAGCAACGCCAGGAAAGGGAATTGTTGAAATTGTCGGGAAGGACGCAAGAAATTCAACGGTTAATCGGACGTAGCTTAAGAGCTACCTTAGATTTTGAAGCTTTAGGAGAACGTACCATCACTGTAGATGCTGATGTGTTGCAAGCCGATGCAGGAACCAGAACCACAGCCATTACAGGTGGTTTTGTGGCTTTAGCGCAGGCAATTTCGCAATTATTACAGCGCGGGGTGTTAGAGCGATCGCCTTTATCTGGACAAGTAGCAGCCGTTTCTGTAGGCTTATTAGACGGTGAACCATATCTAGATTTAAACTACCCAGAAGACGTGGCCGCTACAGTCGATTTCAACGTTGTTATGGATAATCGCCTGGGAATTATTGAAGTTCAAGGAACAGCAGAAGAAGGTAGTTTTACTCGCACTCAGTTAAATCAGTTGTTAGATTTTGCCGAAAAAGGTATTCAACAATTATTAATTGCTCAACGTGAGGCTATTCCTGACTGGGAAAAACTTTATCAAGTCTGA
- a CDS encoding ATP-binding protein — protein MLALTVGIKTQGKKYVNLDLSTPLQLIGRSLEFQRIVEVLAQDGDLLITGVPGSGRRTLVRTAAQEVGAIVLEIDCIRATDGDRFIQLLAEAISQNWQATAIQDWVNNFGNEFFIYHPERKLKLLRSLNQKQQWQAFEILLNLLQIMAVNLNQRVVLILQSFPHIRSWDRNGLWEGTFRREINVHTHVSYVLVATIAESSHHTDETNYPLETIQLAPLPREVLALWARETLHTQGLKFDSRSQALQLFLDAVQGHIGDAMAIIRRLQTFSGNDALISEFAVQQAIEGLLKDLSLTFESLVMLLPANQLHLLESLALDPTDKPQSKEYIQKHGLSRGGSLQGSLIGLQHKGLIYNAEHGYRLALPLLALWLRHKLS, from the coding sequence ATGCTTGCCCTTACAGTGGGGATAAAAACTCAAGGCAAAAAGTACGTGAATTTAGATTTGTCTACGCCTTTACAACTAATTGGGCGATCGCTAGAATTTCAGAGGATTGTAGAAGTATTAGCCCAAGATGGAGACTTGCTAATTACTGGGGTTCCTGGTAGTGGAAGGCGAACTCTGGTACGAACAGCAGCCCAAGAAGTTGGGGCGATAGTTTTGGAGATAGACTGCATCCGCGCTACTGATGGGGATAGATTTATCCAACTGCTGGCGGAAGCGATTAGTCAAAACTGGCAAGCAACAGCAATTCAAGACTGGGTAAACAACTTTGGCAATGAGTTTTTCATCTATCATCCAGAAAGGAAGCTCAAGCTATTGCGTTCTTTAAACCAAAAGCAACAATGGCAAGCATTTGAAATTTTGCTCAATTTGCTGCAAATCATGGCTGTGAATTTAAATCAGCGTGTGGTGTTGATTTTGCAGAGTTTTCCCCATATTCGTTCTTGGGATCGGAATGGTTTGTGGGAGGGTACATTTAGGAGAGAAATTAATGTGCATACTCATGTCAGCTATGTTTTAGTAGCAACCATCGCTGAGAGTAGCCATCATACAGATGAGACCAACTATCCTTTAGAAACTATCCAGTTAGCACCTTTACCTAGAGAAGTTTTAGCATTATGGGCGCGAGAAACATTACATACACAAGGACTGAAATTTGATTCTCGTTCTCAGGCACTGCAATTATTTTTAGATGCTGTACAAGGACATATTGGTGATGCAATGGCGATCATTCGTCGCTTACAAACTTTTTCTGGTAATGATGCTTTAATTAGTGAATTTGCTGTGCAGCAAGCAATAGAAGGTTTACTGAAAGATTTATCTTTAACTTTTGAATCTTTAGTGATGTTATTGCCAGCAAATCAGTTACATCTTTTAGAATCTTTGGCTTTAGATCCTACAGATAAGCCACAAAGTAAAGAATACATTCAAAAACATGGTCTGTCTAGAGGTGGTAGTCTGCAAGGTTCCCTAATTGGATTGCAGCACAAAGGTTTAATTTATAATGCTGAACATGGTTATAGACTAGCGTTACCTTTATTAGCTTTATGGTTGCGACATAAATTAAGTTAG
- a CDS encoding HAD-IC family P-type ATPase yields MAQAVTFTAPQEQQPSVWHTLEIADAIAQLQTDVEYGLSSAVVKQRLSEIGANELTGKKGKAWWLKFLLQFNQPLLIILLCAGLVKALTGSLVNAGVIWGVTTTNAIIGFVQESKAEGAIAALAQAITTEATVLRDGQKIRIPSRELVPGDLVLLTSGDKVPADLRLIQVKNLQIDESALTGESVAVEKNIQTIKPDTALAERKNMAYAGGFVTFGQGTGIVVATGNSTETGRISQLMEQHTDISTPLTRKFNKFSQNWLYMVLGLATLCFVVGLSFRGFQEALEAAVALTVSAIPEGLPAVVTVTLAIGVSRMARRNAIIRKLPAVETLGSATVICSDKTGTLTENQMTVQAIYAGGHQYTVSGIGYAPDGEILIDDKPVNLNSDKGLQECLIAGLLCNDSHLEKKNGKWGVMGDPTEGALITSAHKGGFNQSIFAQEMARLDAIPFESDFQYMATLHVTPQGKTIYVKGSVEAILQRCTLMLNTEGQLRPLDCVETLRQTSIEREVNIMARQGLRVLALAKKAVPDEQNTVDHPDIETGLTFIGLQGMIDPPRESAIKAVQACQEAGIQVKMITGDHAITAQAIARRMGINKNGSVLAFTGTELAKMDQAELAQVAEEGVVFARVAPEQKLRLVEALQSKGEIVAMTGDGVNDAPALKQADIGIAMGGAGTEVAKEAADMLLTDDNFASIEAAVEEGRAVYKNLLKAICFILPVNGGESMTILISTLLARDLPILSLQVLWLNMLNSITMTVPLAFEPKAQSVMQQAPRHPNEPLLSGSRLKRILAISLFNWIVIFGVFEYIRQTTGNIDLARTMAINSLIAGRIFYLLSISQLIPNLIAKMDGTIKENVDIPAIGLGIVGAIILQIAFAHVPLINEVFETAPLDLSQWLFCLAVGSPMILWATVVNRFDPPN; encoded by the coding sequence ATGGCACAGGCAGTAACTTTCACCGCACCTCAAGAACAACAGCCTAGTGTTTGGCATACGTTAGAGATTGCCGATGCGATCGCCCAATTACAAACTGATGTCGAATATGGCTTGAGTAGTGCAGTAGTCAAGCAGCGACTATCCGAGATCGGGGCAAATGAACTGACAGGCAAGAAAGGCAAAGCTTGGTGGTTAAAATTTTTACTGCAATTTAACCAACCACTACTGATTATTTTGCTGTGTGCAGGTTTAGTCAAAGCCTTAACTGGCAGCTTGGTGAATGCTGGTGTGATTTGGGGTGTGACTACTACCAACGCCATCATTGGGTTTGTGCAAGAATCAAAAGCCGAAGGTGCGATCGCGGCATTAGCCCAAGCCATTACCACAGAAGCGACAGTCCTCCGTGATGGTCAAAAAATCCGCATTCCTTCTAGAGAGTTAGTCCCAGGAGACCTTGTTTTACTGACTTCCGGTGATAAAGTCCCAGCAGATTTACGGTTAATTCAAGTTAAAAATTTACAAATTGATGAATCAGCGTTAACTGGTGAGTCTGTAGCAGTAGAAAAAAATATACAAACTATCAAGCCAGATACAGCCTTAGCCGAACGCAAAAACATGGCTTACGCAGGTGGCTTTGTTACCTTTGGGCAAGGTACTGGGATTGTAGTTGCTACGGGTAACAGCACTGAAACAGGGCGGATTTCCCAGTTAATGGAACAACACACAGATATTTCCACACCATTAACTAGGAAATTCAATAAATTCAGCCAAAATTGGCTGTATATGGTATTAGGTTTAGCAACCCTCTGCTTCGTCGTCGGATTAAGCTTTCGCGGTTTTCAAGAAGCTTTAGAAGCAGCTGTCGCTTTAACAGTCAGTGCCATCCCGGAAGGATTACCAGCAGTAGTTACAGTCACCTTAGCCATAGGTGTTTCCCGGATGGCTAGGCGCAACGCAATTATTCGTAAATTACCAGCCGTTGAAACTTTAGGGAGTGCAACTGTAATTTGTTCCGATAAAACTGGAACTTTGACAGAAAACCAGATGACAGTACAAGCAATTTACGCTGGAGGACATCAATATACTGTCAGTGGCATAGGTTACGCACCAGATGGGGAAATCTTAATTGATGACAAACCCGTGAACCTCAATAGCGATAAAGGTTTACAAGAATGCTTAATTGCCGGCTTGTTGTGTAACGACTCTCATTTAGAAAAGAAAAATGGCAAGTGGGGAGTCATGGGAGATCCCACAGAAGGAGCGTTGATTACATCAGCCCACAAAGGCGGTTTTAATCAGTCAATCTTCGCCCAAGAAATGGCCAGACTAGATGCAATTCCCTTTGAATCAGACTTTCAATACATGGCGACTCTGCACGTCACACCTCAAGGTAAAACTATTTATGTTAAGGGTTCCGTAGAAGCAATACTCCAACGCTGCACCTTGATGTTAAATACTGAGGGACAACTCCGCCCCTTGGATTGTGTAGAAACATTACGACAAACCAGCATCGAGCGCGAAGTTAATATTATGGCGCGGCAAGGCTTACGGGTTTTAGCTTTGGCAAAAAAGGCAGTCCCCGACGAGCAGAATACAGTTGATCATCCAGATATTGAGACTGGGTTAACTTTCATCGGCTTGCAAGGAATGATTGATCCACCGCGTGAAAGTGCCATTAAGGCAGTACAAGCCTGTCAAGAAGCCGGGATTCAGGTAAAAATGATTACTGGTGATCATGCAATCACAGCCCAAGCGATCGCTCGTCGGATGGGCATTAATAAAAATGGCTCTGTTCTGGCTTTCACCGGGACAGAACTCGCAAAAATGGATCAAGCCGAACTCGCCCAAGTTGCCGAAGAAGGTGTAGTTTTTGCCCGTGTCGCCCCAGAACAAAAACTGCGTTTAGTCGAAGCCTTGCAATCAAAAGGCGAAATTGTCGCTATGACAGGAGATGGTGTCAACGATGCTCCAGCCTTAAAACAAGCAGATATTGGGATTGCGATGGGTGGTGCTGGTACAGAAGTCGCCAAAGAAGCCGCAGATATGCTACTTACCGATGATAATTTCGCCTCCATTGAAGCGGCAGTAGAAGAAGGAAGAGCCGTTTATAAAAATCTACTCAAAGCAATTTGCTTTATCTTGCCTGTTAATGGCGGGGAATCAATGACAATTTTAATTAGCACATTACTAGCCAGAGATTTGCCAATTTTATCCTTACAAGTTCTTTGGCTCAATATGCTCAATTCCATCACGATGACGGTTCCCTTAGCCTTTGAGCCAAAAGCCCAAAGTGTTATGCAGCAAGCGCCCCGCCATCCTAATGAACCTCTACTTTCTGGCAGCAGGTTAAAACGAATTTTGGCAATTTCTTTGTTTAATTGGATTGTGATATTTGGGGTATTTGAATATATCCGCCAAACCACAGGCAATATAGATTTAGCGAGAACAATGGCAATTAACTCTCTAATTGCTGGACGCATATTTTATTTATTGAGTATCAGCCAATTAATTCCCAACTTGATTGCCAAAATGGACGGCACAATCAAAGAAAACGTTGATATCCCTGCCATTGGATTAGGAATTGTAGGCGCAATTATTTTGCAAATTGCCTTTGCTCATGTGCCGTTAATTAATGAAGTGTTTGAAACAGCACCTTTGGACTTGTCACAGTGGTTGTTTTGTTTAGCGGTAGGTTCACCTATGATTTTGTGGGCTACGGTAGTGAATCGCTTTGATCCACCAAATTAA
- a CDS encoding GNAT family N-acetyltransferase, whose translation MATLKTLEPGDEALLENFLLQHADTSMFLRSNWREAGLLDQGARFQGTYIAAIANEIIVAVAAHYWNGMLIVQAPAHLAEVVQAVVNQSHRQISGIAGPTVQVTATKQVLGLVERPTQLDDSEILLSLALPNLQVPPALASGEVECRLPYPEEFDLLSHWCADYNIEALGHPHTPDLVVNCRRELEARQARARHWILVAQDTPIAYTTFNAWLPDIVQIGGVWTPPALRGRGYAKCVVAGSLLEARSHGVERAILFTNRENYPALAAYQAIGFRPTGEEFGLVMFQPT comes from the coding sequence GTGGCTACCTTAAAAACCTTGGAACCTGGCGATGAAGCATTGCTCGAAAACTTTTTGTTGCAACACGCCGATACTTCAATGTTTTTGCGCTCAAATTGGCGTGAAGCAGGGTTACTCGACCAAGGTGCAAGGTTTCAGGGAACATACATAGCCGCGATCGCTAATGAAATTATAGTTGCAGTCGCCGCACATTATTGGAATGGGATGCTCATAGTTCAAGCACCAGCGCATCTGGCGGAAGTGGTACAAGCAGTAGTCAACCAGTCCCATCGCCAGATTTCGGGAATTGCCGGCCCTACAGTGCAAGTTACAGCCACTAAGCAAGTTTTGGGACTAGTTGAACGACCAACTCAACTTGATGACAGTGAAATATTGTTGTCTTTAGCCTTGCCAAATTTACAAGTACCTCCAGCTTTAGCATCAGGAGAAGTTGAATGTCGCTTGCCTTACCCAGAAGAATTTGACTTACTTAGCCATTGGTGTGCTGACTACAATATAGAAGCTTTGGGACACCCCCACACCCCTGATTTAGTCGTGAATTGTCGCCGTGAGTTAGAAGCACGCCAAGCCAGGGCGAGACATTGGATTTTAGTCGCCCAAGATACGCCCATCGCTTATACAACTTTTAATGCTTGGCTACCTGATATTGTGCAGATTGGCGGCGTATGGACACCACCAGCTTTAAGGGGTAGAGGTTACGCCAAATGTGTAGTAGCTGGCTCATTATTAGAAGCGCGATCGCACGGAGTTGAACGTGCTATCTTATTCACCAATCGAGAAAATTATCCAGCCCTAGCAGCATACCAGGCGATCGGTTTTCGTCCCACTGGCGAAGAATTTGGTTTGGTGATGTTTCAGCCAACATAA
- a CDS encoding ABC transporter ATP-binding protein has product MRGTSPIVASEQLATQQLSTVRRFLQYLRPYRKEIPIALTLVLIGASTQAIAPFLLGWSVDHLIAQGNLSGLLLLLGLLALLYVLGISATRGQIVRVGWIMQRLLAQLRQDIFLKIQSLPLSFFDRSEAGDLMSRLLNDVNTVNQAFGQTVAQMLGNVFSLVGIVIAMLAINLQLGLLSNLVVPLMIFTTSLFARWARTKFRVTRQTIGDLSAKLEEDISSVREAQAFNRVHINIQEFDLLNAANRDANVEAVAITAAFLPSIDFLNTLATAGVLAFGGYLAVTGAATVGVVTSFLLYVQQFFRPIQILSQFYTQAQSAFAGLERIFLLLDEPAQLKDAPDAQEMPAIQGEVRFENVTFGYNPEQLVLKGVNLHASPGQMIALVGSTGSGKTTIINLILRFYDVSGGAVKIDDIDVRRVTQASLRRQIGIVLQDNILFSGTVAENIAFGAPYASQAEIESAAQLANVHEFITSLPQGYATKLGERGAPLSQGQRQLISIARAVLINPRILILDEATSSIDTRTEALVQSAIARLLQGRTSFVIAHRLSTVTQADQVLVIQQGQIVEQGTHTQLIKQQGVYANLYSLQLGANNS; this is encoded by the coding sequence ATGAGAGGTACAAGCCCAATTGTTGCATCTGAGCAACTGGCAACTCAGCAACTCTCAACCGTCAGGCGATTTTTACAATACCTGCGACCATATCGCAAAGAAATTCCCATTGCCTTGACATTAGTACTAATTGGTGCGTCAACTCAGGCGATCGCACCTTTTTTACTTGGTTGGTCAGTTGACCATCTAATTGCCCAAGGTAATTTATCTGGGTTGTTGCTGCTGTTAGGACTATTAGCATTACTCTACGTACTTGGTATTTCGGCAACCCGTGGTCAAATTGTGCGTGTCGGCTGGATTATGCAGCGATTATTGGCACAACTGCGCCAAGATATCTTTCTGAAAATTCAGAGTTTGCCACTCAGCTTTTTTGACCGCAGTGAAGCAGGCGATTTGATGAGTCGCTTACTAAATGATGTCAATACCGTCAATCAAGCATTCGGACAAACCGTTGCCCAAATGTTGGGTAACGTTTTTAGTTTGGTTGGAATTGTCATTGCGATGTTGGCTATTAATTTACAACTCGGTTTATTGAGTAACCTAGTTGTACCACTGATGATTTTTACCACCAGCTTATTTGCTCGTTGGGCAAGAACTAAATTCCGCGTCACCCGGCAAACCATTGGCGACCTCTCAGCCAAATTAGAAGAAGATATTAGTAGTGTGCGTGAAGCCCAAGCATTTAACCGCGTACACATCAACATTCAAGAATTTGACCTGCTCAACGCAGCTAACCGGGATGCCAATGTCGAAGCTGTGGCGATTACTGCGGCCTTTTTACCTTCAATTGATTTTCTCAACACCCTCGCCACCGCAGGCGTACTCGCATTCGGTGGTTATCTCGCCGTTACTGGAGCCGCAACAGTGGGTGTGGTGACATCATTTTTACTCTACGTCCAACAATTTTTCCGCCCGATTCAAATTCTCAGTCAGTTTTACACCCAAGCCCAATCAGCTTTTGCTGGACTAGAGCGGATTTTCCTGCTGTTAGATGAACCAGCCCAACTCAAAGATGCGCCGGATGCCCAAGAAATGCCAGCAATTCAAGGTGAGGTGAGATTTGAGAATGTCACCTTTGGCTATAATCCAGAGCAACTGGTTCTCAAAGGCGTGAACTTACACGCTAGTCCTGGACAAATGATTGCCTTAGTCGGGTCAACAGGTTCAGGTAAAACGACAATCATTAACCTAATATTGCGTTTTTATGATGTCTCTGGCGGGGCAGTCAAAATAGATGACATTGATGTGCGGCGTGTCACCCAAGCCAGTTTGCGCCGTCAGATTGGGATTGTTTTGCAAGATAATATTTTGTTCAGTGGCACTGTCGCCGAAAATATTGCCTTTGGCGCTCCTTACGCCAGCCAAGCCGAAATTGAAAGTGCGGCTCAATTGGCAAATGTCCATGAGTTTATTACTTCCTTACCACAAGGTTACGCCACCAAACTAGGTGAACGAGGTGCGCCCCTCAGTCAAGGACAGCGACAACTTATTAGTATTGCCCGTGCGGTGTTGATTAATCCCCGAATTTTGATTTTAGATGAAGCAACTAGCAGTATTGATACTCGTACAGAAGCATTAGTGCAGAGTGCGATCGCGCGGTTGTTACAAGGTCGTACCAGCTTTGTCATTGCTCACCGCCTCAGCACCGTCACCCAAGCAGATCAAGTCTTAGTCATTCAACAAGGACAAATTGTCGAACAAGGCACTCACACACAACTGATAAAACAACAAGGAGTCTATGCCAATCTTTATAGCCTCCAACTAGGGGCTAATAATTCATAG
- a CDS encoding Spx/MgsR family RNA polymerase-binding regulatory protein, protein MSVQVYGIPNCGTCKKALTWLQNNQIDYEFINTKENPPTREQIENWVKSLGSAVMRNTSGQSYRALGEQKKTWSEQQWIDAFTLDAMLLKRPLFVKDGTAVLTGFKNETLVREKLK, encoded by the coding sequence ATGTCTGTTCAAGTCTACGGCATACCCAACTGTGGTACTTGCAAAAAAGCTCTAACTTGGCTGCAAAACAACCAAATTGACTATGAGTTTATCAACACCAAAGAAAATCCGCCCACCCGTGAGCAAATCGAAAACTGGGTAAAGTCCCTGGGTTCTGCTGTGATGCGAAATACCTCCGGGCAATCTTACCGCGCTTTAGGCGAACAAAAAAAGACTTGGAGTGAACAACAATGGATAGACGCATTCACACTTGATGCGATGTTACTCAAACGTCCATTGTTTGTTAAAGATGGAACAGCCGTATTGACTGGTTTCAAAAATGAGACATTAGTACGAGAAAAATTAAAATAG